The genomic window NNNNNNNNNNNNNNNNNNNNNNNNNNNNNNNNNNNNNNNNNNNNNNNNNNNNNNNNNNNNNNNNNNNNNNNNNNNNNNNNNNNNNNNNNNNNNNNNNNNNNNNNNNNNNNNNNNNNNNNNNNNNNNNNNNNNNNNNNNNNNNNNNNNNNNNNNNNNNNNNNNNNNNNNNNNNNNNNNNNNNNNNNNNNNNNNNNNNNNNNNNNNNNNNNNNNNNNNNNNNNNNNNNNNNNNNNNNNNNNNNNNNNNNNNNNNNNNNNNNNNNNNNNNNNNNNNNNNNNNNNNNNNNNNNNNNNNNNNNNNNNNNNNNNNNNNNNNNNNNNNNNNNNNNNNNNNNNNNNNNNNNNNNNNNNNNNNNNNNNNNNNNNNNNNNNNNNNNNNNNNNNNNNNNNNNNNNNNNNNNNNNNNNNNNNNNNNNNNNNNNNNNNNNNNNNNNNNNNNNNNNNNNNNNNNNNNNNNNNNNNNNNNNNNNNNNNNNNNNNNNNNNNNNNNNNNNNNNNNNNNNNNNNNNNNNNNNNNNNNNNNNNNNNNNNNNNNNNNNNNNNNNNNNNNNNNNNNNNNNNNNNNNNNNNNNNNNNNNNNNNNNNNNNNNNNNNNNNNNNNNNNNNNNNNNNNNNNNNNNNNNNNNNNNNNNNNNNNNNNNNNNNNNNNNNNNNNNNNNNNNNNNNNNNNNNNNNNNNNNNNNNNNNNNNNNNNNNNNNNNNNNNNNNNNNNNNNNNNNNNNNNNNNNNNNNNNNNNNNNNNNNACAATAAGGCATAATGGAATGTCTGAAGGAAGCTGACAAGGACTAGAATTTGAAATATAATTTGTATATTTGTTCCTGAATAATTGGTTTCATGAGATGCTCTTAAATCCAACCCGCGCGCTTATGGGAGTAGAGGAAGCATGTCTAAAAAAGTTTCTTTTTAGCTATTGACTCAGTAATTCAAAAATTTGTACTTGAAAGTAAATGATGAGTTAGAATTCAGTAGTAAAAGGAAGTGGTCAAATACATATAGTTATCAGATCTAGAAAGTAAGCGAGGGTGGTTGGAAAGTGCCTGTCCAATGAATTGTCCTCCAAAAACTCGCCTAAAAGTTGGAGCTTCTGGCAAAGTAAACCCACGGAAAATATCGACCTAAAAAGACAGACAAGAATTGCGGTGAGCAAGACAAGGGAATTCAATACAAAAATATTACAGTATATTTACCATGTTTGTCCTTTTAGCATTAAATCAAGAAGATACAACCATGCAAATCTCTGAAAGCCATCCCTGCTCTCATATTTGTTTATTTTAAGCGATGTAAATCAAAGTATATGGTGAGTTAAAAGCACAAGGTTAGTCTTCATATGGGAACGGTATGATTCCACTGCCAGCCTTAAATCCATTTGTTGCACAATGGAATAAAACATCATAGATACTGTCTTACATTATACTTACCTCTAGTGGTTCTAAGTGCAAAATTTGTTCCAGCAAAGAATGTTCAGGTGTTTCCTCCGCATTCCAAATTGTTTTTGGTTGTAACAAATGTCcatatttattgggcaatatgaAACAGGTCAGCTGCAATAGAATGGTCAACAATAAGCAAGAGATGGTTATACACATTTGGAAAAGCCATAAACCAAGTGTTCACTAAGAAAAGAGAATCCTACAGCTAAAGAAATGATAAGTTAAAAGTGGGACTGTTTGAAATAAGCACCTTTGATAGTGCAACAACAGTTCCTTGATGAACAGAACTATTAGTTCCTACAAAATAATGCAAAGCATCAGTAATTAAAGAACTGAAATCACATAAGACATCACTGTTTTATATCTTTTTCATGCAGAATGAGTTTGAACAGAATTAAAACAAATTATCATGACAGCAAATGTCTTACCATAACCAAAGTAGTCGTACTTATTTAACACATAGTCTGGACGGTTTGCTTCTTCTGCATTCGCAGGTGCAGAAACTTCAGCCTTCAGGATAATGAGGTGAGTATGTCATTCAAGTTGCAGAAAGTATTACTGCTAAAATAGAATCGCCTCTGCCCCCACTCCCACTATGGTAAATATCAAAGGCACATGTAATTCTAGCATATTTTCTTGTTGATACTAACACATATTAAAGCAAAATAACGAGTTAAAGGTACGAAACCAGCAGCATGACAAATTAATAATGTAATACAGTTAGGGCAGGAAAAGCTATGGAAGATCAGGAACATAAGATCGTTGTTACTGTTCTTCACTCAGTGAAGTCTAAGTCTTTCAACCAAAGAACAAAGCAAACAACCATTGTTATAAAAGTTGTTCTTTTGCAGTCTACTAGGAATCAATTAGAAAGAACAGCCAGGCTAAATTATATGGTCCACCTGTTTCAAATGAGTACGCAATTACTGATGTTATATCTCCATGTTGGGGTATTTTTCAGTGGTACTACAGCGTTCTGCGCACCAGTCAAACAATCATCAATGACAAAGATGGGTGGAAGTGAAGTatagaagttttttttttgttaacaTTTATTTGCCAGTGCGTATTCAATGAAGCGTCAGCTCAGAAGATGGGTGGTAACCATGAGGTGCAAAGGTACGCCACAATAAACGTTCAGTGCATATACATCTTTAGCTCAGCCATCTAAGTTGTACATGTATGCATCGAACCAACAAAAGTAAGAATTTGCATGAATTTTACCTGACCATCCAATATGATGTAAAGGCCATCAACAGGTTCACCTTCGCGAGCGACATAGTCACCAGGCTCTGCAAAGTACCAGTATCAGAGCCAAATATGATTCATTCATCTTGACGCCACATCACATTCAATGACAGAAAAATAAAATCTTATTTAACCAGTAGAGCCTTATATAATGGGATCACATTAAGCAAGCACCAAGGGTCAAACAATTAAGACGAAACTTAAACATAATCAACTCATTACGGACTACTGGTTAGAGCTTTGACTGAAAGACCACCACCCTGTTTCTCGCAGAGCTATGTTCGCATTTGCTTACATCTGAAACCTGAGTTTTGTTGCAATCTCGTAGACTAACAATAAACACTCGCAAGCTCACAAAAAATCTGTGAGCTTAGCAGAAAGTCACGTACTCACTCCGATCGAGAGCACGTCGATTTCCGAAAGCACAAACTGACACGCATACCGTACTTCCGTAGACAAACAGAGTAAGCCAGGAAACCGATCAAACGGCCAATCGATCCAGCCGGCTAACGCACAGTAGCAGCGCCAGGTACGTACCGTAGTTCCTGACCTGGACGGCCTCGGCGATTCTGCGGATGGAGGAACCCGGGAGGCACTGGAGGAGGGACACCTGCCCCAGGAACTCGGTCACTGCACACCAATGGCAACCAGGTTAGCCAGAATCGCTCCCAAATTCGGCGAGGTCCGCGCTGGCGCTGCTTTACCTTCTTCGCGATCACGATCCATCGGCTGCGCGGCTGCTGCAACGGCGAGCAGGGGGGTGTTGGCGGCCGGGACAGCGAGGCGTCTCCGGTTGAGAGCGGAGGAGGACGCGGACAAAAACAAAAACAGTCTCGGATTTAAAGACgcggagaagagagagagaaagagggattGGTTGGCCACTTGGCCGTGGAACTCGTGGTGGTGGGTCGTGGGGAAGGTGCCAAGGTGCAGACTGGCGACGAGAGGAGAGCATGAGCAACAGAGGAGAGAGACTTCCAATTTGTGGGCGTGGTTGGGTGGGCCCTCCGTGTCAGGCAGGGTTCGTTGGAGACTTGGTGTCCTTTTTTCCGTGCGTGGCTCTGTGTCCATGACTAGTGGGATTGTGTTGTGCGCGGTGGAGACAGGGGCCGGCTTGTCAGTGGAGATTTTAGGAGAGCGCTGTTGACCTGTTGTGATTACAAATGAGTAGCGACAGTCATGGATTGCTCCCGCGTGGTGGAGCTGGAGCCACTGGCCATATGTAACACGGATAGGATGCGCTGCTGATACGGCTACATATCATGCGAGTATCCgatttttatttaattttcagaTTATTGAGATTTTTTTAGCAAACGGAATATTGAGTATGTGACCTGATACCTATCCGACCTGTGGGATACAGCCCACCCCAACGAGAACGATAATGACTTCACACGAACGTCCGTGCAGACGGACGCTGTCTTCCACACTTGTTACTGTGTCTTCGCTCTCTCTTGTCCGCACTCTACCGAAAAATAAAatcctccaccgcgccctctcTTGTCCGCCTCCACCGCGCTGCCTGCTCGCGCATGGTTGTGCTTGTCGTGGACGCACTCCACTGCCCCAATCTGGTGAGCTGGTGAGGGGGGTGAGCTTCGTGTGAAACCGTCCTGTTGGCGAGTTGCCCGCGCCGCTGCCACACGACGAGCTCCATGCGCCGCCATCGAGCTCCACAACGACAAACCTCTATTCATCCAAGCAACAAGATGACATTGCGTTTAAAgcccatgttgcaagcgtatgttttaagtgtttcagatgtttaatctagatgttgcaattgtttcatcttgatgttgtaaaagtagatcgagatgttgcaatggctatacttGCATGATTTAAgtgtatgttacaaatgtttcatctgtttttcaagactatgtttgcaagtgtttcatctgtatgttgcatatgtttttacaagtgtttcagatgtatgttctAAGTGTTTAAGCGGttttcatatgcatgttgcaagtgttttatctggatgtttcacaAATAGATCCggtgttgcagcaagtgtttcatatgcatgtttcaagtgtttcatctgcctttagacatatgttgcaagcgtatcaactggatgtttcaaaagtagatcggatgttgcatctccctcctcgcttTTCTGTTGCCTCACATTGATCTCTTCCTCCTCCAGTGCCAGCTGGGCATTCGCCACCCTTTTCCCCTCTTTCTCGATGCTGGTGATGCTCGGGCCGACGTGGGcccctaaaagctctagtttagttttggtgaattgatgaaaccctaagtactaacctagtttatcaagtgatcataagataggtagcacactccaagtcgtgaagcaaataaagatcatagcatgatgaagatgataccatggtaatgatcaagtgcttggacttggaaagaaaaaagagaaaaacaaaagctcaaggcaaatatataatttgtaggagctattttattttggtgatcaagacacttagagagtgtgatcacatttaggtttgatagccgtactattaagatgggcgAAACTCGTATccaaatacggttatcaaagtgccactagatgctctaactcattgcatatgcatttaggatctagtggagtgctaacacccttgaaaatatttgtgaaaatatgctaacacatgtgcacaaggtgatacacttggtggttggcacatttgagcaagagttaggaacttcaccggcgccctagacagaaaagacggaggtcactgtaagtgaccgaacgctggtctcggttggaccggcgcatccggtcagtggcagcagagggcgtgcgttttggtctcatgaccggacgcttggtcgctcagcgatcggacgctggaggcagggtccggtcctattgttaggcagcgcacagaggctagggtctttgaccggatgctggcagggttcggtcgtgcatgaccggacacgtccggtgggcaaaaagcgtttctggaaccttactggaaatgatcggacgctggtggctcagcgtccgatcagttatagcgcagtgtccggtcaactcaagtgaccattgagatcgggacaCGTGGTTGTCGTTAGgcaaccggatgctgaggtccagcgtctgaacatgaccggagtgtccggtcagcccgtattgtgcccagtgaaggggtacaacgactctattttgtgggggcttctatttaagtcccatggccggctcaagctcactctcttagccttatgctttgacatagcaatcttgtaagcttagccaaagccctcccactcatctccatcattgattcattatctttgtgagattgggagagaatccaagtgcattgattgagtgtttgcatctagaggcacttggtgttcgtgttttgctgcaggattcgcttgttactcttggtggttgctaccacctagatggcttggagcagcgaggatcgtcgagcagacgttggtgattgtctccggcttcgatcgtggtgattgtgaggggtttttgacatttcctcggtggagagccaaaaggtgttctagtgaattgctcgtggcttgtgtgatcctcatcttgtgttggtcgtgtggcaccctattaagggtttggcgtgtgaagccaattagcgcgtaaacctccaagtgagtgaatcgccacaataaggactagcttgtcggcaagcaagtgaacctcagtaaaaaatcattgtgttcatcattgatttcgagatgattggtctttattgttattcatccttgtgatttattggttccttcatctacacaacggtataaccttcttgatcactctctttacattaccgtaaactagttgtcaagctctttagtgtagctagttgtgagagcttggttggttggttgatgtggctctttagttagcctttgagagcacactaacatagggtagtgtcatagctattgtatgaatagatactatctaaactagaattatgataggtggcttgcattttgagtaggctagcgcaacactagcttcgcctcataattgtctaaccattgtattaagtgttgttgtagaaattttttattaggctattcacccccctctagccattaggacctttcaagtggtatcagagctgaagtcaccgtgatttgaggcttaacaaccttcggtgtaaaaatggctcaaatcaacaacgccaagaagccaccccaatttaatggcataaattatccttattggaagtcaaagatgaccacacacatcaagtcaatcaatagaaaggtgtggaaggtggtagaaaccaaagtTGAGATTAGTGattcagagaatcccaccgcggccgaagaagtgcttctccaaaataatgacattgctctaagtgatattcatgatgcaattgatgagagaacatttgagcaaatcaagaatattgagatggctcatgaggcttggaagaagttggaagagtcatttgagggcactcaagctgtgaagggtgcaaaggcttacattcttaaggagaagtttgcaagcttcaagatgaaggaggatgagagtgtgccaaagatatttcataggcttcaagtgcttatcaatgatctcaaagcacttggagaagaggtgaaggacaaggacttctcccacaagttcttgagatgcttaccttcaagatttggtatattagtcaccattctagtgagaagcagtTTAGACACCATGACACTAAACTAAGTattaggagatataatgaccgatgatacttatagagataatgatgagaaggaaaaaaagaaggagaagaaagatgagaagaaggatgacaagaagaagagcatggcattcaaagccacatcatccaagggcaaagctaagcaagaaacatcaagtgaagatgatgattcatgggatgatgatgatgagaagatggctctctttgtcaagagatttggcaaattcatggtgaagaagggctatcatgctaggagaaagaagtcttcatttaagaacaaagaagagtcaagaaggtgcttcaagtgtggaagcaaagatcatcttgttgctcaatgtccatacaatagcgacaatgatgatgacaacaagaagaacaagaaggacaagaaggaaaagaaagagaagaaggacaagatggcctttaaGAAAAAGAAGGGAggttcatatgtagtcatttGGGAttgtgatgcttcctcaagtgatgatgatgatgatagtgatgatatcaagaccaccaagaagaaagttcttgcaagaattgctatcaatgagaagccttctctcttcaaatcttcatcatgcttcatggctaaggccactaaggtacaatcttgtgatgatgaaagtgatgaagaacatgatgttgaaaatgaacatgaaaatgaaaatgatagtgatagtgatgatgatgagcctaccaaagataaattgtttgacatgctagaagatgctaaagaatattttgacattaaaagaagagaatgcaagagcttgaataagaaggtaaaagcccttaagcaagtccttgatgagctcaaagcaactcatgagaagctagaggaagcccatgagaaactagacaaggctcacaagaagcttgaaaaagctcattcttctttgcttaatgagcaaaataaaaagaagcatattgaaacttgcaatataggcttaacttgtgatataattgatgaatcattatctatgcctatcattgttgttctcactaacccttcttgtagtacttccacctccacctcatctagtagtgacagTCTCATTTGTGATGCtccactagtggttgagaatgagaacctcaagaaggaggtcaacaagctcactctcaccttagctaaggcttatggtggtgaggaccgcttgcttatgtgcttaggtagccaaagagcttctctctacaaaaagggattgggctataaccccaagaaaggcaaggcagcctttgctcctcacaagactagttttgtgaagaacaatggtcgattttgcactagttgcaagcaagttggtcatgtagagcaaaagtacaTGAATAAGAAGTcgcaagctaatgtatcctccattaagcttgattctttctatgtacttacCAAGGGtgtaaatggtgtgaaggctaagttcattggtaaaccatggatgggctcaaagaagaaagccatttgggtaccaaagagcttagtgactaacctttaaggacccaagcaagtttgggtacctaaaaagaattgatcttcttttataggttaattacaaagccggagaaaggcattgggttcttgacagtgggtgcactcaacacatgaccgatgatgcaaggatgttcaactcaatcaacaccaatgtcaatgatggttatgatagtataatatttggtgataatcgaaaagacaaggtcaaagggcttggtaagattgcaatatccaatgacatgagcatatctaatgtattgctagtagagagcttgaacttcaatttgctatccatggctcaattatatgatcttagattcaaatgcatatttggggtagatgatgtagagatcataagtatagatggctctaatttgatcttcaaaggctttagatatgagaatctatacttggttgatttcaatgctagtgaagctaaattatctacatacttgttcactaaatctagcatgggttggttatggcatagaaggcttggtcatgttagaatgaaacaattgaatagattggttaagcatgacttggttagaggcttgaaagatgttgtgtttgagaaggataaactttgtagctcttgtcaagccagcaacacaagttggaaacatccatcctaagaaaagcatgatgagcactagtaaagcatttgagttattacacattgACTTATTTGGGTCAACACAATATACTagtattggtggtaacaaatatggttttgtgatagtggatgactacactagatacatataggtattctttctagtggacaaaagtgatgtgtttgcaacattcaaatcatttgtcaaaggcattcacaatgagtttgaaacaaccatcaagagagttagaagtaacaatggtagtgagttcaagaacactagaattgatgagttgtgtgatgaatttagaattagacatcaattctcggccaagtacacacctcaatcaaatggccttgttgagaggaagaatagaacacttattgatatggcaaggtctatgcttagtgagtacaatgtaagccaatctttttgggccaaaactatcaacacggcttgctattgtagcaaccgcctctattgtcacccattgaaagagaagacaccatatgagctcttgaatggtagaaagcccaacattgtatatttttgggtctttggttgcaaatgctatatcttgaagaaagacactagattgggcaagtttgacaagaaatatgatgaaggattcctacttggttattccactataagcaaagcatatagagtttagaatttagatagtgatactcttgaggaagttcatgatgttgaatttgatgaaaccaagggttcacaagtagagaatgagaacttggaagatgttagagacattcaactttcaaatgccatgaagaacatggatattagtgaattgaggcctaggcaagtgaatgatgatgaagatgatcaagtgcaagtgctctctaactcaaatgtgcaagatgatacaaatcaagttagtgcaagtagatctcatgataataaacaagatcaagtagctagtacatcatctcaacccaattatcaagcaagtgcaagcaatcaagttccaatcctccaaccaactaatgttgcaagggatcatccattggacactatcattggtgatatttcaagaggtgtgcaaactagatcaagattgactttaTTTTgtaagcatttctcatttgtgtcatccatcgaaccaaagaagatagatgaagcattgaaggatgttgattgggtgaatgctatgcatgaagaattgaataacttcacaagaattCAAGTATgaaaattagtagagagaccaaagggacacaatatgattggaaccaaatgagtctttagaaataagcaagatcaagatgggatagtagtaaggaacaaagcaagattagtggtataagactatacacaagttgaaggtcttgactttggagaaacatataccccggttgctagattggaagcaataagaatctttctagcctatgcttgtgtctacaacatcaagctctatcaaatggatgttaagagtgcatttctcaatggctacatcaataaagaagtatatgttgagcaacctcctagttttgaagatgacaagatgcccaaccatgtgtacaagttaaagaaagcgttgtatggcttgaagcaagcacctagagcatggtatgagagattgagggatttcctactctctaaagggttcacaatgggcaaggttgacaccactcttttcatcaagtagattggaaaagatctatttatattgcaaatatatgttgatgacatcatatttagatcaaccaatcaagacttttgtgatgaatttggaaagatgatggctaatgagtttgagatgtccatgattggagagttgagttactttcttggtcttcaaatcaagcaattgaagaatggtacatttgtaagttaagacaagtatatcaaggacatgatcaagaaatttggcatgagtgatagcaaagtcattagcacacaaatgagaacaaatggcaacttagatagtgatgcaagtggtaatatggtggatcaaaaattatatcggtctatgattggaagtctactctatgtgaccgcatcaaggctggatgtcatgtttagtgttgcatgtgtgcaagatttcaagcctcaccaagagaaagtcatttaaaggccacaaagaggatattgaggtacttaaagcatacaccaaatgttggtttgtggtatcccaaaggagcaaagtttgagctagttggttactccgactcggactatgcgggatgcaaagttgaaaggaagagcacctcgggcgcatgtcaattgttgagaagatcacttgtttcatagtcatcaaagaagcaaaatagtgttgcattatcaaccgccgaagccgaatacatatctgccggtagttattgtgcacaagtactttggatgaaggccactttgagtgactttagaatcaagttcaagaaagtgccattgctatgtgacaatgagagtgcaatcaagttgaccaacaatctggttcaacatgcaagaacaaagcacattgatgtccgccaccattttataagagatcaccaacaaaaaggggacatttgcattgagagtgtaggcaccgaagatcaacttgccgatatatttaccaagccattggatgagaaaaggttttgcaagctaaggaatgagttgaacatattgaatttctcaaatatgtgttgatgcaccccccactcatatgacatgcctctcctccgagcaatccaaggtaaaagatgATTGACAttacatacatccttgctaaggacatgtttagtgcatctagtcatctttccattttattaggctcattcatgaaaatcaaatgattttgatgtttatatggtatcactattgcttctatgcttgacttgacctagtggtagcatatgacatgtttatggacttgtaaacctagtgtttgatctaaaaaatgagctctaaatgtttaactcaatatggtacaagataacctttatttggaggtgtgaagaagcttgtccttggatcaaaccgagttaaatatctttggcaaatgatttaGATTGGACCAAAATTGTGGGAATATGATCCTtatcccattgattgacattgataatcctaacctatctattttttaagtctttgtggtcattgatgacaaagggggagagaaacaaagatctaagtaatagggggagagtttgacataggaggagagatatgataaaggaaagggatcaattaaaattttgagcacacaagtaggggaagcaagctcataaacttgtatggtgcatttgaatgtgcatttcatatgtttgctgccatggcataagttttaaattacaaaatccatgcttatgtgatgtatgctagttgtaagattgaatgatgaaattgaAATCATTAGATTACTTTCTTTTTCAAGTAAGTTttcacaagtggtatcttttcaaagtatgtttccaagtggtatagagttaaccatgatgctaaagatggtataatggtgcactccaattggtatcacgcttcaaaggtccatcttttataccttagcatcatttggtagacattgactcctatatttcctatccaagcatatgtgcaagctataatccaaactcttagcacatatatagggagagcaattgctatcatttggggttcatgaaacttgtccatatccttctacacatggtaaatacgcttgggcaagcaacatggattcaattgaatttcaattcatatctttgtgaaagggttgtcatcaattactaaaaagggggagattgaaagctctagtttggttttggtgaattgatgaaaccctaagtgctaatctagtttatcaagtgatcatgagataggtagcacattccaagtcgTGAAGCAaagaagatcatagcatgatgaagatgatgccatggtaatgatcaagtgcttggacttggaaagaagaaagagaaaaacaaaagctcaaggcaaaggtataatttattggagctattttgttttgg from Miscanthus floridulus cultivar M001 chromosome 11, ASM1932011v1, whole genome shotgun sequence includes these protein-coding regions:
- the LOC136493762 gene encoding acyl-CoA hydrolase 2-like, whose protein sequence is MDRDREEVTEFLGQVSLLQCLPGSSIRRIAEAVQVRNYEPGDYVAREGEPVDGLYIILDGQAEVSAPANAEEANRPDYVLNKYDYFGYGTNSSVHQGTVVALSKLTCFILPNKYGHLLQPKTIWNAEETPEHSLLEQILHLEPLEVDIFRGFTLPEAPTFRRVFGGQFIGQALSNHPRLLSRSDNYMYLTTSFYY